One Diospyros lotus cultivar Yz01 chromosome 1, ASM1463336v1, whole genome shotgun sequence genomic window carries:
- the LOC127809827 gene encoding 5'-methylthioadenosine nucleosidase-like has translation MAPPEVESESPIVEAGESMSIPPQAHDSPISTILIVIAMQTEALPLVNKFQLRDDVDSVFPKGVPWVRYYGTYKDLKINIIWPGKDTVLGVDSVGTVSASLVTYASIQALQPDLIINAGTSGGFKAKGAGIGDVFLASDVAFHDRRIPIPVFDLYGVGSRQAFSTPNLLKTLNPKVGKLSTGDSLDMSPQDEASIISNDAVVKDMEGAAIAYVADLLKVPAIFVKAVTDIVDGEKPAAEEFLQNLAAVTAALDEAVTQIVDFISGKRLSQL, from the exons ATGGCTCCTCCCGAAGTGGAATCGGAATCGCCGATTGTTGAAGCGGGGGAGTCGATGTCGATCCCTCCTCAAGCCCATGACTCACCGATTTCCACCATTCTCATCGTCATCg CTATGCAGACTGAAGCGCTTCCCCTTGTGAATAAGTTCCAGCTCAGAGACGATGTCGATTCCGT GTTCCCAAAAGGAGTTCCTTGGGTTCGGTATTATGGCACTTACaaagatctgaaaattaatataatctGGCCTGGAAAAGATACAGTTTTAG GAGTTGACAGTGTAGGTACAGTTTCTGCATCTCTTGTGACCTATGCTTCAATACAAGCACTGCAACCAGACCTTATCATAAATGCTGGCACTTCTGGTGGCTTCAAG GCCAAAGGAGCTGGTATAGGTGATGTTTTTCTTGCATCAGATGTTGCCTTCCATGACAGAAGGATACCTATCCCT GTTTTTGATTTGTATGGAGTTGGTTCTCGGCAGGCTTTCTCCACACCCAATCTCTTGAAGACGCTTAATCCAAAG GTGGGTAAACTATCTACTGGCGACTCTTTAGACATGTCTCCGCAGGATGAGGCATCCATTATTTCAAACGATGCAGTAGTTAAAGACATGGAA GGAGCAGCAATTGCTTACGTGGCAGATCTTCTGAAGGTCCCGGCAATATTCGTTAAAGCCGTAACTGACATTGTGGACGGTGAGAAACCGGCGGCAGAGGAATTTCTGCAGAATCTTGCAGCTGTGACTGCTGCACTTGATGAAGCAGTCACTCAAATAGTTGATTTCATCAGCGGGAAACGCCTCTCCCAACTTTGA
- the LOC127794694 gene encoding NADP-dependent D-sorbitol-6-phosphate dehydrogenase-like: MAITLNNGFKMPIIGLGVWRMDSKDIKTLLINAIKLGYRHFDCAADYRNEAEVGEALAEALQTGLVKREDLFITTKLWNSDHGHVVEACKDSLRKLQLDYLDLYLVHFPIATRHTGVGTTDSALGDDGVLDIDTTISLETTWHAMESLVSTGLVRSIGISNYDIFLTRDCLAYAKVKPAVNQIETHPYFQRDSLVKFCQKHGICVTAHTPLGGAVANTEWFGSVSCFDDPVLKGLAEKYKKSVAQVVLRWGIQRKTVVIPKTSKLERLPENIQVFDFELSKEDMDLIRSLDRSCRTNQPAKFWGIDLFA; encoded by the exons ATGGCGATAACACTGAACAACGGGTTCAAGATGCCGATCATCGGCCTCGGAGTTTGGCGCATGGACAGCAAAGACATCAAAACCCTCCTCATCAACGCTATCAAGTTGGGTTACCGCCACTTCGACTGTGCTG CTGATTACAGGAATGAAGCAGAAGTTGGTGAAGCACTTGCAGAAGCATTGCAGACAGGGCTTGTTAAGAGGGAGGATCTGTTCATTACTACAAAG CTTTGGAATTCAGATCATGGTCATGTTGTAGAAGCCTGTAAGGACAGTTTGAGGAAACTTCAGCTGGATTATCTTGATCTATACCTTGTTCACTTCCCCATAGCCACAAGGCATACTG GAGTGGGTACAACTGACAGTGCTTTGGGTGATGATGGTGTACTGGATATAGACACAACAATATCCTTGGAAACTACCTGGCATGCTATGGAAAGTCTGGTTTCAACGGGTTTAGTTCGCAGCATAGGAATCAG CAACTACGATATTTTCCTAACTAGAGACTGCTTGGCTTATGCCAAAGTAAAGCCAGCCGTGAACCAGATTGAAACACACCCTTACTTCCAGCGTGATTCGCTCGTCAAATTCTGCCAGAAGCATGGAATCTGTGTCACAGCTCACACACCTCTTGGTGGCGCCGTGGCTAACACCGAGTGGTTTGGTTCCGTCTCTTGTTTCGATGATCCCGTTCTCAAA GGCCTGGCTGAGAAATATAAAAAGAGTGTGGCTCAGGTAGTTCTGCGCTGGGGAATCCAACGGAAAACGGTAGTGATCCCGAAGACATCAAAACTCGAAAGATTGCCAGAGAATATCCAAGTCTTCGACTTTGAGTTGAGCAAGGAGGACATGGACCTGATCAGAAGCCTTGACCGGAGCTGTCGGACCAATCAACCGGCAAAATTCTGGGGCATAGATCTATTTGCTTAA
- the LOC127794553 gene encoding uncharacterized protein LOC127794553 — MARASGDEESLEGNRVQPLSATPTPQEMKVEQGKLHAANTVVERLGFQDFFSLDVWRASIGEVLGTAVLVFMIDTIVISTFESDTKMPNLVMSVLIAITITILLLAVLPVSGGHINPIVSFSAALVGLISISRAAIYIIAQCLGGVLGALALRAVVSSKIEQNFSLGACTLTIVVPGPNGPITTGLETGQALWLEIICSFIFLFASIWIAFDGRQAKAFGHVIVTSIIGLVLGLLVFVSTTVTATKGYAGAGMNPARCLGPAIVRGGSLWNGQWVFWAGPAIACFAFYLYIKIIPHQHFHAKGYKHDFFNILSAPFVSNRK; from the exons ATGGCCAGAGCTTCAGGGGATGAAGAAAGCCTTGAAGGAAACAGAGTCCAACCTCTTTCAGCTACACCAAC GCCACAGGAGATGAAGGTTGAACAAGGGAAGCTTCATGCCGCCAATACAGTTGTTGAGAGGCTGGGCTTCCAGGACTTCTTTTCCTTGGAT GTTTGGCGAGCATCAATTGGAGAGGTGCTTGGCACAGCGGTGCTTGTCTTCATGATTGACACTATAGTGATCTCCACTTTTGAGTCGGACACTAAGATGCCAAACCTTGTCATGTCAGTTCTCATAGCCATTACCATCacaattcttcttcttgctgTCTTACCGGTCTCCGGGGGCCACATCAACCCCATCGTCTCCTTCTCCGCCGCCCTCGTCGGCCTTATCTCCATCTCACGTGCCGCCATCTACATCATAGCTCAATGCCTAGGCGGTGTGCTAGGAGCACTAGCGCTAAGGGCCGTTGTAAGCAGCAAAATAGAACAAAACTTTTCGCTTGGAGCATGCACTCTCACAATCGTTGTACCTGGGCCAAATGGACCCATAACAACGGGCCTCGAGACCGGCCAAGCCCTCTGGCTCGAGATAATATGTAGCTTCATCTTTCTATTTGCTTCGATATGGATTGCTTTTGATGGTCGCCAAGCGAAGGCATTCGGCCACGTCATTGTTACTTCCATCATTGGGTTGGTGCTGGGGCTTCTGGTGTTCGTGTCAACGACAGTCACAGCAACAAAGGGCTACGCCGGCGCCGGGATGAACCCAGCAAGGTGCTTGGGCCCGGCTATTGTGAGAGGCGGGAGCCTCTGGAACGGGCAGTGGGTATTTTGGGCCGGGCCAGCCATTGCTTGCTTCGCGTTCTACCTGTACATAAAGATCATCCCTCATCAACACTTTCATGCCAAGGGCTACAAGCATGACTTCTTCAACATTTTGAGTGCTCCTTTTGTGTCAAATCGCAAGTAG
- the LOC127794815 gene encoding polyprenol reductase 2-like: MEMGLVVLLRAAWLAGMLPMLGQWLFGFARRGNTTRSPSNKFTVPLKFVSHFYALAVVWTTFLLITTWFYVSQDASLLVSRPSYSTILKYLTGGSNIFSFHKSHRSMVVHGYEVWQSIILLLLMEIQALRRLIESIYGFEYGPSDRMHIFVYLSGLLFYTAAPLSLCCTVAPEVFKFAASQVAEFIVKGKDHTPAFDFDWWVFVSLFMKLKWYSWTGVATFLWGWYQQLQALAIFSFLSESFEQADSSYDNWLDLVLSPHYETDIVMYASFVIVSRGADLTIWLLFGFVAASLAAYNRKNRRL, encoded by the exons ATGGAGATGGGGCTGGTTGTGTTGTTGAGAGCGGCATGGCTTGCCGGGATGTTGCCTATGCTCGGCCAATGGTTGTTCGGTTTTGCCAGGCGAGGAAACACCACGCGTTCACCTTCAAAT AAATTCACCGTGCCTCTGAAATTCGTCTCTCATTTTTATGCATTGGCCGTGGTGTGGACAACATTCTTGCTGATCACTACCTGGTTTTATGTATCTCAAGACGCTTCATTATTGGTCTCTCGGCCATCATACTCCACTATACTAAAGTATTTGACTGGTGgttcaaatatattttctttccacaAGTCTCATCGGAGCATGGTCGTGCATGGATACGAGGTTTGGCAATCTATAATATTGCTTTTGTTGATGGAAATTCAAGCATTGAGACGCCTTATTGAGTCAATATATGGATTTGAGTATGGACCCTCTGATCGGATGCACATTTTTGTCTACCTAAGTGGCTTACT TTTCTACACCGCAGCACCACTTTCACTTTGCTGTACAGTGGCTCCAGAGGTCTTTAAATTTGCAGCAAGCCAGGTTGCTGAGTTCATTGTGAAAGGAAAGGATCATACTCCAGCCTTTGATTTTGATTGGTGGGTGTTCGTGAGTCTTTTTATGAAACTTAAATGGTACTCATGGACTGGAGTGGCTACATTTTTGTGGGGTTGGTATCAACAGCTCCAAGCCCTCGCAATTTTT AGCTTCTTGTCAGAGTCCTTTGAACAAGCTGATTCTTCTTATGACAATTGGTTAGATCTTGTTTTGTCTCCGCACTACGAAACTGATATT GTTATGTATGCCAGTTTTGTGATTGTGAGTAGGGGTGCAGACCTCACAATCTGGTTACTTTTCGGTTTTGTG GCGGCAAGTCTCGCAGCATACAACAGAAAAAACAGAAGGTTGTAG
- the LOC127787506 gene encoding uncharacterized protein LOC127787506, with protein sequence MRQPKRPIQAVSAWVRKQPPKVKAFLAVVTGMAALVLLRVIVHDHDNLFVAAEAVHSIGICVLIYKLMKEKTCAGLSLKTQELTAIFLAVRLYCSFVMEYDIHTLLDLSTLATTLWVIYMIRFNLKSSYMEDKDNFAIYYVVVPCAVLALLIHPSTSHHIINRIFWAFCVYLEAVSVLPQLRVMQNTKIVEPFTAHYVFALGVARFLSCAHWVLQVLDSRGHLLTALGYGLWPSMVLISEIVQTFILADFCYYYVKSVFGGQLVLRLPSGVV encoded by the exons ATGAGGCAACCAAAGAGGCCGATCCAGGCGGTGTCGGCATGGGTCCGGAAACAGCCGCCGAAGGTGAAGGCTTTCCTTGCCGTGGTGACTGGGATGGCCGCCCTGGTGTTGCTGCGGGTCATCGTCCACGATCACGACAACCTCTTCGTTGCGGCCGAAGCTGTTCATTCCATTGGAATCTGCGTCCTAATCTATAAGCTCATGAAGGAAAAAACATGCGCCG GTCTATCACTTAAAACGCAGGAACTGACAGCTATATTTTTAGCTGTTAGGCTGTATTGCAGCTTTGTCATGGAGTATGATATACACACTTTGCTTGATTTATCCACTTTGGCTACAACCCTTTGGGTTATTTATATGATTCGTTTTAATCTGAAGTCTAGCTACATGGAGGATAAAGACAACTTTGCAATTTATTATGTG GTTGTACCTTGTGCAGTTTTGGCTTTGCTAATTCATCCATCAACATCACATCATATAATCAACCGGATCTTTTGGGCCTTCTGTGTATATCTCGAAGCTGTTTCTGTGTTACCCCAGCTTCGTGTCATGCAAAACACAAAG ATTGTTGAACCATTCACAGCTCATTATGTATTTGCATTGGGTGTTGCAAGGTTCTTGAGCTGCGCTCACTGGGTCCTACAG GTTTTGGACAGTCGTGGTCATCTGCTGACGGCTTTGGGTTATGGGTTGTGGCCTTCAATGGTTCTCATCTCAGAAATTGTTCAAACTTTCATACTTGCGGACTTCTGTTACTACTATGTGAAAAG TGTTTTTGGAGGACAGTTGGTGCTGCGGCTTCCATCTGGAGTAGTGTAA